One segment of Papaver somniferum cultivar HN1 unplaced genomic scaffold, ASM357369v1 unplaced-scaffold_137, whole genome shotgun sequence DNA contains the following:
- the LOC113334981 gene encoding probable glutathione S-transferase gives MDEVVKLIGVRNSPFCCRVECALKLKGVKYVYVTEDLSNKSDLLLQYNPVHKKIPVLVHGGKAVVESMIILEYIEETWPEVNPLLPADLHERSVARFWIKFIEDKCLCIWQAFRTKGEQQTKAIADSLEMLKTIEEHALTGKAFFNGDNIGLTDLAFGILVYWSGVIEEVIKVKILDARTFPRITSWKQRFMEVSEIKDCLPNYDELVTFFKLRREMVLAAAAASS, from the exons ATGGATGAGGTAGTGAAGCTGATTGGTGTGCGAAATAGTCCTTTTTGCTGCAGGGTTGAATGCGCACTGAAACTCAAAGGAGTAAAGTATGTATACGTAACAGAAGATCTCTCAAACAAGAGTGATTTACTCTTGCAATACAACCCGGTTCATAAGAAGATCCCTGTCCTCGTTCATGGTGGAAAGGCTGTAGTAGAGTCGATGATCATCCTCGAGTACATCGAGGAGACATGGCCGGAGGTTAACCCACTGCTGCCGGCAGATCTTCACGAGAGATCAGTTGCTCGGTTTTGGATCAAATTTATCGAAGATAAG TGCTTATGTATTTGGCAAGCTTTTCGTACAAAAGGGGAACAACAAACCAAGGCAATAGCAGACAGTTTGGAAATGTTGAAGACCATCGAAGAACATGCTCTGACCGGGAAGGCGTTTTTTAACGGTGACAATATTGGATTGACGGATTTGGCGTTTGGAATTTTAGTTTACTGGTCGGGTGTCATTGAAGAAGTGATAAAAGTAAAGATCCTCGATGCTCGGACATTCCCTCGTATAACTTCATGGAAGCAGAGATTTATGGAAGTTTCAGAGATCAAAGATTGCCTCCCTAACTATGATGAGTTAGTGACCTTTTTCAAACTTCGACGGGAAATGGTTTTAGCAGCGGCGGCAGCATCCTCATAA